A region of Corvus cornix cornix isolate S_Up_H32 chromosome 3, ASM73873v5, whole genome shotgun sequence DNA encodes the following proteins:
- the PIGF gene encoding phosphatidylinositol-glycan biosynthesis class F protein, which yields MRGAEIRRLLAANLLCAVSIVLAAVGPAFFLDGFSVLGTHLTWLCVCSVSVGTLNIILHLVLKPSQSPKRSSFAHKISRFLKCCIYFFMSCILFHAIIVLYGAPLIESVTETFLFAVLLSTFTTLQCLCLLGPNIQAWIRVFSKNGAMSVWESSLQITSVCSILGAWFGAFPIPLDWDRPWQVWPISCSLGATFGYTAGLIIAPLWIHWNRKQITYKSR from the exons ATGAGAGGGGCGGAAATCAGGAGGCTCCTGGCTGCCAACCTGCTCTGCGCAGTGTCCATCGTCCTGGCCGCGGTTGGCCCCGCTTTCTTCCTGGACGGATTCAGCGTCCTGGGAACGCACCTCACGTGGCTGtgtgtttgttctgtttctgttggTACCCTTAATATAATCTTGCACTTAGTCCTTAAACCAAGTCAGTCTCCTAAGAGAAGTTCCTTTGCTCACaag ATATCCAGATTTCTAAAATGCTGTATATACTTTTTCATGTCTTGCATACTATTTCATGCGATTATTGTTCTTTATGGAGCACCTCTCATAGA GTCAGTGACTGAGacatttttgtttgcagttCTCCTGTCTACCTTTACTACTTTACAGTGCTTGTGTTTGCTGGGACCAAACATACAGGCATGGATACGGGTATTTAGTAAAAACGG AGCTATGTCCGTCTGGGAAAGCAGTCTACAGATTACTTCTGTGTGCAGTATCCTTGGAGCTTGGTTTGGAGCCTTTCCTATTCCTCTTGATTGGGATCGGCCTTGGCAG GTATGGCCCATTTCCTGTTCCCTCGGAGCTACCTTTGGCTATACGGCTGGTCTGATTATTGCACCTCTGTGGATACACTGGAACCGGAAGCAGATTACATACAAAAGCAGATAA
- the CRIPT gene encoding cysteine-rich PDZ-binding protein, with translation MVCDKCEKKLGTVITPDTWKDGARNTTESGGRKLNENKALTSKKARFDPYGKNKFAICRICKSSVHQPGSHYCQGCAYKKGICSMCGKKVLDTKNYKQTSV, from the exons ATGGTGTGCGACAAGT GCGAGAAGAAGCTTGGGACAGTGATCACTCCCGATACATGGAAAGATGGTGCAAGAAACACTACAG AAAGCGGTGGTcgcaaattaaatgaaaacaaggcGTTGACCTCAAAGAAGGCAAG aTTTGATCCTTATGGAAAGAACAAATTTGCAATATGTCGCATTTGTAAGAGTTCTGTCCATCAGCCAGGGTCCCACTATTGTCAAGGATGTGCCTATAAAAAAG GCATCTGCTCCATGTGTGGCAAGAAGGTCTTGGATACGAAGAACTACAAGCAAACTTCTGTCTAA